GCCGCCGATCGGCACCGACCTGTCCGAGGAAGGCAGCAAGCCGGCCGACCTGCTGCTGTTCGGCTTCATGCAGATCGAGCACACCTCCCCCGCCTGGTTCTACCAGAAGATGAAGGAGCCGCGCTCGTTCGACCAGGGTCACGTCGCCGAGTTCTACGACCGCCTGCGCATGCCGCAGTTCGGCTTCAACGACGAGATGGCGGACGCCGTGACCCTGCTGCTGCAGGGCCTCACCAAGGAGAAGATGCCGCTCGAGAGCATGCGCCGCCTGTCGGCGCGCGATGAGGCGGTCGAGGCGGGCCGGCGCCTGGTGCGCGACTACAACTGCCAGGGCTGTCACATCCTCGAAGGGAAGGGGGGCGCCATCCGTGAGAGCATCGCGAAGAACCTCCAGGCGAAGGGGCTGTCGGAGGAGGAGGCGATGAACTCCGCCCCCAGCTTCTCGCCGCCGATCCTGGAGGGAGAGGGGGACAAGGTGCAGCCCGACTGGCTGTTCGCCTTCCTCAAGGGTCCGACTCCGATCAGGCCCTGGCTCGAGGTGCGCATGCCGACCTTCCAGCTCACGGACACGGAGGCCGACGCGCTGGTGCACCACTTCGCCGCAAGGGAGCAGCGGCTCTTTCCGTTCCAGACGCTGCCGCAGGAGCCTCCGAAGGGACCCGACCTGCAGGCGGCGCTCAAGATGTTCGGACCCGACTACTTCAATTGCTGGAACTGTCATCAGCAGGGGGCCCGCAAGCCGCCCGGCCCGCCGGAGGGATGGGCGCCGGACCTGACGCTCGCCTCACGCCGGCTGAACGCCGACTGGATCGCGCGCTGGCTGTCGAACCCGCAGAAACTGATGCCGGGGACCAAGATGCCGACCTTCTACGATCCGGACGACCCGAAAGGCTCGGCCCCCCCGGACGTCCTCGGGGGCGACCCGGAGCGCCAGATCAGGGCGCTGAGCGAATACGTCTTCACGCTGGGTCTCAGGCACGGCGGCACCTCCACGGGCGCGTCCCCCTGAGGCGCCCGCCGCTGTGCCCGATCCCGCATACGGGTTAGAATCGAACCGCCTGTCAGATTGAGGAAGGAGCCCAGGACCATGATGACGATCCGCACCACGGCAGTTCCCGCTCTGGTCGTGACCGCGCTGACGCTCGGTTCCGCCTTCGCCGGCGACATCGTCGGCAAGGTGAAATACGCCGGCACGGCGCCCACTCCCGCCAAGATCCAGGTCACCAAGGATCAGGCGGTGTGCGGCAAGGCGGAGCACATCGACGAGACTCTTCTCGTCGGCCCCGACAAGGGCGTCAAGAACGTGGTTGTCAACATCTCCGACCCCAAGGACGGCAAGAAGTACACGGCGGCGGCGAAGCCGACTCTCGATCAGAACGGCTGCAAGTTCGTGCCGCACGTGGACATCGTCCCCGCCGGGCAGGAGGTGACCATCGTCAACAGCGACGGCATCCTGCACAACATCCACACCTTCCCCAAGAACAACACGCCGTTCAACAAGGCGCAGCCCAAGTTCAAGAAGGAGATGCCGGCGACCTTCGCGAAGCCGGACATCATCCAGATCAAGTGCGACGTCCACTCCTGGATGGCCGGCTGGATCGTCGTGGCCGGTCACGCCTACTACGCCCTGACCGACGCCTCGGGCACCTTCAAGATCGATGGGGTCCCGGCGGGAACCTACACCCTCGAGTACTGGCACGAGAAGCTCGGGAAGCAGTCGAAGTCGGTGACGGTGCCGGCCACCGGCTCGGTCACGGCCGACTTCGAGTACGCGGCGAAATAGATCGGAAAATGCCCGACAAGCGTGTGGATGGGTGTCCGGATGAGGACGGGAAGGATGGACTCCTGTTCAGGTCCGACCGGACGCCGGTCTTCGGGAGGCGCGGCAGGGGCTCCGGTCAGGCGTTGCTGACGACTTCCTGAGTTTTCTCGCTCCCGGCACGGTTCTTTCTACAGGGAGTCTCCCCGC
Above is a genomic segment from Candidatus Dormiibacterota bacterium containing:
- a CDS encoding carboxypeptidase regulatory-like domain-containing protein, which translates into the protein MMTIRTTAVPALVVTALTLGSAFAGDIVGKVKYAGTAPTPAKIQVTKDQAVCGKAEHIDETLLVGPDKGVKNVVVNISDPKDGKKYTAAAKPTLDQNGCKFVPHVDIVPAGQEVTIVNSDGILHNIHTFPKNNTPFNKAQPKFKKEMPATFAKPDIIQIKCDVHSWMAGWIVVAGHAYYALTDASGTFKIDGVPAGTYTLEYWHEKLGKQSKSVTVPATGSVTADFEYAAK